In a single window of the Fundulus heteroclitus isolate FHET01 unplaced genomic scaffold, MU-UCD_Fhet_4.1 scaffold_118, whole genome shotgun sequence genome:
- the LOC118558268 gene encoding zinc finger MYM-type protein 1-like, with translation MDKSRKLSGAKNRKRKREREMACQGMRQQLNKWMVKDNRCEDGGSGKTEEGSGEEHRQGVNETDMKSVMASSIDETSDDISADRDREPLTTEKELEENVKTRGEDEVEEYVEQRGEKEDSEDPSDWPPPHQIGDSFRQRMVENGPQKCPDGPYPRSDKSRRCFSKAYCSRLMANGEKVQRDWLLYSKSTDKVYCFACKLFGGAKVVDMRFVVGYNNWQCLSKTLQHHETSSYHITAYLLWKELASRLRLGKTIDRTLQRAIDDEKAHWRSVLVRVIDCILFLAERNLPLRGKNAKLGDPKNGNFLGLLEVIARYDVTLAEHLRKVASKETTGYLTWCTQNEFLDSISECVLAQICAQVKASKYFAVELDCTPDISKQEQASVIIRYVHTDDNKNATINESFVGFTVVKDTTGKGLTETLTGVLDNLGLEFANCRGQSYDNGSNMRGIHKGVQTLVQQKYPEALFIPCCSHSLNLLLCDAASSNRMCLNFFGTLQRLYTIFSGSVKRWDILKEFVDITLKPLSDTRWEAKLDSVKVVRFQLGGILDALEKLEEVEKDGKTVSEVKSLSGEIVSMEFLMCLLCRAVQMKEGHRPANSYNMALMDLPRAVRQKTQTSQSFQR, from the exons ATGGATAAATCAAGAAAGCTGTCGGGGgcgaaaaatagaaaaaggaagAGGGAAAGGGAGATGGCATGTCAAGGGATGCGACAGCAGTTAAACAAGTGGATGGTGAAAGACAACAG GTGTGAGGATGGTGGATCAGGAAAGACAGAGGAAGGCAG TGGAGAAGAACACAGGCAAGGAGTGAATGAGACAGACATGAAGTCGGTGATGGCATCAAGTATAGATGAgaccagtgatgacatcag TGCAGACAGAGATAGAGAGCCACTCACCACTGAGAAGGAATTGGAGGAGAATGTGAAAACGAGAGGTGAAGATGAGGTGGAAGAGTATGTGGAACAGAGAGGTGAAAAGGAGGACTCAGAAGATCCATCTGACTGGCCACCACCACACCAAATTGGGGACTCATTTAGGCAGCGTATGGTTGAGAATGGCCCACAGAAATGTCCTGATGGGCCGTATCCAAGATCAGACAAGAGTAGAAGGTGTTTTTCCAAAGCATACTGTTCTCGTTTAATGGCCAATGGAGAAAAAGTGCAGCGGGATTGGTTACTGTACTCCAAAAGTACGGATAAAGTgtattgttttgcatgtaagctTTTTGGAGGAGCTAAAGTTGTTGACATGCGCTTTGTTGTGGGGTACAATAACTGGCAGTGTCTTTCaaaaacactgcagcaccatGAAACCAGTAGTTATCACATAACTGCTTATCTGTTGTGGAAAGAATTAGCCTCCCGCTTACGCCTTGGTAAAACTATTGACAGAACATTGCAAAGAGCCATAGATGATGAAAAGGCACACTGGAGAAGTGTGTTAGTGAGAGTGATCGACTGCATACTCTTCCTTGCAGAAAGGAACTTGCCACTGAGGGGGAAGAATGCTAAATTAGGAGATCCTAAAAATGGAAATTTCCTGGGTTTACTTGAAGTCATAGCACGATATGATGTCACACTAGCAGAGCATCTTAGAAAGGTAGCATCTAAAGAAACCACAGGATATCTTACCTGGTGCACTCAAAAtgaatttttagattcaatttcAGAATGTGTACTTGCTCAAATTTGTGCCCAGGTTAAAGCCTCCAAGTACTTTGCAGTGGAGTTGGATTGTACACCTGACATTTCAAAGCAGGAGCAGGCCTCAGTAATAATCCGGTACGTCCATACAGACGACAACAAGAATGCCACCATCAATGAGTCTTTTGTTGGCTTCACAGTCGTGAAGGACACAACTGGTAAAGGCCTCACAGAAACACTGACTGGGGTGCTGGATAACCTGGGGTTGGAGTTTGCTAACTGTAGGGGGCAGAGTTATGACAATGGCTCAAATATGAGGGGTATACACAAGGGTGTGCAAACATTGGTGCAGCAGAAGTATCCAGAGGCACTATTTATCCCCTGCTGTAGCCACAGTCTGAACCTTCTGTTATGTGATGCTGCATCATCAAACAGAATGTGTCTTAACTTTTTTGGCACTCTCCAAAGACTGTACACCATTTTTTCGGGTTCGGTGAAGAGGTGGGATATTTTGAAAGAATTTGTGGACATTACTCTGAAGCCTCTGAGTGATACCAGGTGGGAAGCAAAATTAGACTCCGTCAAAGTTGTACGTTTCCAGTTAGGGGGGATTCTTGATGCTTTGGAAAAGCTTGAGGAAGTGGAAAAAGATGGCAAAACTGTCTCAGAGGTAAAGTCGCTCTCTGGCGAGATTGTCAGCATGGAGTTCCTCATGTGCCTCTTG TGCAGAGCAGTGCAGATGAAGGAAGGACACAGACCAGCAAACAGCTACAACATGGCTCTGATGGACCTGCCCAGAGCTGTGAGGCAGAAG aCCCAGACCAGCCAAAGCTTCCAGAGGTAG
- the LOC105922448 gene encoding claudin-4, producing MVNTGMQLISFTCAVTGWIMAIAVTALPQWKVSAFIGSNILTSEIKWEGIWMNCIYQTTGHMQCKTYDSMLALPPDIQAARALMCVAIFMGWLSCTVSCCGMKCTTCAGDDRRAKAGIALAGGILFILTGLCILIPVSWTANTVVQDFYNPNVPIMHKRELGQAIYLGWAAAVILMISGAVLSSTCPLMERGGRYRRGYIGRSFANSPAPEPPKPITSNNLPLKEYV from the coding sequence ATGGTGAACACAGGAATGCAGCTGATCAGCTTCACCTGCGCTGTGACGGGCTGGATCATGGCCATCGCCGTCACGGCTCTGCCGCAGTGGAAGGTGTCGGCTTTTATCGGCAGCAACATCCTGACCTCGGAGATAAAGTGGGAGGGGATCTGGATGAACTGCATCTACCAGACTACGGGTCACATGCAGTGCAAGACCTACGACTCCATGCTGGCTCTGCCACCCGACATCCAGGCCGCCCGCGCCCTCATGTGCGTCGCCATCTTCATGGGCTGGCTCTCCTGCACCGTGTCCTGCTGCGGCATGAAGTGCACCACCTGTGCTGGCGACGACCGCCGCGCCAAGGCGGGCATCGCCCTCGCAGGCGGCATCCTCTTTATCCTGACAGGACTGTGCATCCTGATCCCGGTCTCCTGGACCGCCAACACCGTCGTCCAGGACTTCTACAACCCCAACGTGCCCATCATGCACAAACGGGAACTGGGCCAGGCCATCTACCTGGGCTGGGCCGCCGCCGTCATCCTGATGATCAGCGGCGCCGTCCTCAGCAGCACCTGCCCGCTCATGGAGAGGGGCGGTCGCTACCGGCGGGGATACATCGGCCGGAGCTTTGCCAACTCACCGGCACCGGAGCCACCCAAACCCATCACCTCCAACAACCTGCCACTGAAGGAGTACGTGTAG
- the c19h1orf109 gene encoding uncharacterized protein C1orf109 homolog, which translates to MSNGTCVKTRERVPAECTQMSLQGALRRSFVALHSQRAVWRSVLEECDPLMESLGNLGEQMRALSRVRVSDTPLRVFPELQERLQFQLLQAADLLLQRLRSRMSHLQSVRDAISNQVSAVLQLYEDAADSLDLAAVTQRCSVIPSLADMLAWLQDAERFYKQQFLQRKTLLQTLTLDDLSQLESVFKRWKILESPDSEQEITDSLCRLSFFMESQR; encoded by the exons ATGTCTAACGGAACCTGCGTGAAG ACCCGTGAACGTGTCCCTGCAGAGTGCACCCAGATGTCTCTGCAGGGGGCCCTCAGGAGGAGCTTCGTGGCTCTCCACAGTCAGCGGGCGGTGTGGAGGAGCGTGCTGGAGGAGTGCGACCCCCTCATGGAGTCTCTAGGGAACCTGGGGGAGCAGATGAGGGCTCTGTCCCGGGTCCGGGTCTCCGACACACCGCTCAGGGTGTTCCCGGAGCTCCAGGAGCGGCTGCAGTTCCAGCTGCTGCAGGCTGCAGACCTCCTGCTGCAGAGACTCAGGAGCAGGAT GTCACATCTGCAGTCCGTCAGAGACGCCATCAGTAACCAAGTGTCTGCTGTTCTGCAGCTGTACGAGGACGCTGCAGATAGTTTAGATCTGGCAGCAGTGACGCAGCGATGCTCCGTCATCCCTTCGCTCGCTGACATGTTGGCGTGGCTTCAGGACGCTGAGCGTTTCTACAAACAGCA ATTTCTGCAGAGGAAGACTCTGCTGCAGACGCTGACACTGGACGACCTCTCGCAGCTGGAGTCTGTTTTCAAGAGATGGAAAATCTTGGAATCCCCCGATTCAGAACAAGAAATTACAG ACTCCCTCTGCAGACTGTCCTTCTTCATGGAGTCCCAGAGATGA